Below is a window of Phocoena sinus isolate mPhoSin1 chromosome 2, mPhoSin1.pri, whole genome shotgun sequence DNA.
GGAGCTCCCTCGTGgtttcatccatccacccactgcTTGGTGTGAGCGCCCAGGGTGCAGCCAGGGCCTCGGCCACACCGCCGGGAGTGGGCCCCCATCCCAACCCCGAATATCTCAGGAGGGATGAATCCTTCTCAGCTTTAGAAGGGGTAGTGAGATCAGATAAAAAAAAGGGGTGGAGGCTTTGCTGACCTTTGACGGGGCGTGGGGAGTTCTGCGATAGAAGGGTAGCAATGGCGGGAAGGAGGGAAGGTCTGCACTTGAATGAACAAACGAACTAACGAACCAAGAGTAGTTTATTTTTAGGCCACTTTAACCGGAGTCTCAGGGTTAGAAAATCCACCCTCCCCTCCCGGAACGAAAATGTCTCCTAGTTAGTTTTCATTCTCTCACTTGTTACAACTTGCATTATAAAACTTAGGCTCCCCGCTCCAGGAGCTGGTGGGCTTCTCCAGCTCGGAGAATCCGGGCGGCCTTGTTGGTCGCTGTGTCCCCAGAATTCGGCGAATAGTGCTCGCGACTCCGGGCGCTGCTGGGGGCCCCCAGGCGGTGCTGGGGGCCCAGGGGTGAGGGGCCCCGCACTTCAGCCCAGGCCACGCCCAATCCCCCGCCCCTCctgtccccgccccgccccgtctGCCGACAGACTCCGCGGCGCCGCGCAGCCCGCGCCGCCGCCCCCGAGCGCCCAGGTGGGCGGAGTTGCGGATGAGGGGCGGGATGTTTTGGTGGGCGGGGGTCCCGGTGACGGCATCCGCGCGCGCCGCGCTGGGGCTCAGAGCCTGACTGTCTCGCGGCGGGGGACTACACTCACACCGGAGCAGGTGGGTGTGGGCCGGGGAGGGGTGGCGGTCGAGGaccggggtgggagggaggaggcgcGCGCTTGCCCCTTCCCTGAGCAGGCCTGGACCGGGTGGCACGGTGTCGGCACGCCTGGGGAACCCTGACCGAGCACGGGGACCTCCCCCATCCTTGCTTACCAGTCTCCTGGAGGTCCGTGTCTGGGCGGGTGGGAGTCTCCCCTTTCCTAAGTCGGGGGCCTGAGGCCGGCCTTCTGGGCCTGGCCAGGTGGAGCTAGCGCCCACGCTGCGAGAGTTGGATTCGCATTTGTAATCACTTCTCCGAACTTTCCGCGAGCTCCTGTCCCGTGCCTGGCGCTTCTGACTCCGGTTCCCCTACCCCGGGCGCCCGACCGCCCCGGTGTTGTCTGGGCGCCTTCGGTGCACGGAGCACTGTGCCTCGAGCCGGGGTGCGGAGAAGCCGGGACTGCACGGGGCTGGAAAAGCTTTGGGTGAGGGGTGCGCGAAGGCGCCCACAGTATCGCGTGGCAGTTACCGCTGTGGCCCCAGGGCCGGGCACCCAGCAGGCGCTGATGATTGAATGAACGAACGAACCGTTACAGCTGCTGAGAGACGTTAAGTAGTGAAAAATAAAGTGCTgtgacctgggggtgggggtagggagtggTGAGGACTGCGataagagaggggaggaaggagatggggaAGGTTCCATGGATGAAGATTATTCATCACTATTGGGCAGCTACTAAGCGTCGGACCTTGTGCTGGGTGCTGAAGATGCAGCACGAAGGGGGACAGGAGGGTCCCTGCCTCCCAGCTCCCAGATTGGGACGTGGGGGGGGGGGACGACGGGTAATCTGTCTTTTGCAAGGGAAGGGAGTGGTCAGTAGCTGATGGGAGAACCACAgggcattgtgtgtgtgtgtgcgtgtgcgtgtgcagtGGTGGGAGCACAGAGCAGAGGCCCCTCCCTGGCTCCCTGAAGGTGGGACCAGCCTAAGCCTGGAGGGATGAGGAGTCTTGGGCAACACTGAGTGTGCTGCAGGCGGAGAAAGGTGGGGGTATAGGGGGTAAGTAGTCAAGGTAGGCAGGGcccattaaaagttttttttttcctgttaaggTTTTGAATCTCAAGAGCATTAGGGAGTCTCTTTTGGGGGGAGTGTAAATAGGAGAGTGATGTGAGCgcatttgcatttctgaaaaatgCCCCGGTTGCTGCATAGGAAGGTGCAGGGAGGCTGAGGCCAGTGAGGAGGCTGGTAAATGTCATTCCGTTGAGATGTCGGTGGGCAGGATCAGGGCTTTGGTAATAGGATGGAAAGAAGCAGGTGTACTTGATATTTAGAAGATGAGATTGGCAGTATTTGATGGTGGGGGCTTGGTCTcaagcggtacgcgggcctctcactgttgtgtcctctcccgttgcggagcacaggctccggacgcgcagccgctccgtggcatatgggatcttcccggaccggggcacgaacccgtgtcccctgcatcggcaggcggactctcaatcactgcgccaccagggaagccctgcttttttttttaaacatctttattggagtatacttgctttacaatggtgtgttagtttctgctgtataacaaagtgaatcagctatatgtgtacatatatccccatatctcctccctcttgcgtctccctccctcccaccctccctatcccacccctctaggtggtcacaaagcactgagctgatctccctgtcctatgcggctgcttcccagtagctattttacatttggtaatgtatatatgtccatgccactctctcacttcatcccagcttctccttccgcctccctgtgtcctcaagtccattctctacgtctgcatctttattcctgtcctgtgctGACTCTTTTTAAGAAGGTGGAGCAGGGGATGTGAGATGACAAAGGCAGAGACTATGGAAAACCCAGTGGGTGTTAGGGAAAAGAGATCCCTGATGTGGTgctgcttgtgtgtgtgtctgtgtgtcttcctTCTAGGAGATAGGGTCCCAGGGGAAGGATGCAGCTGGAACACAGAAACCCTTGGATGTTAGGTGGAGGAGTTAGGGCCTTATTTTGCCAGTGATGGGAACCATGAAATGTTACTGTGCAGGATTTTATCGTGGCCCTTGCAGCATCTGGGCATTAGGTTGGGGCACGGAGGATGTTCTGAGTTTTGACCACCCTTCCTTTTAATCCCTGCAAGGTCGGGAGCTGCAGGATCTGGCTCCAGGTCATCTGCAAAGTGAGTCCAGGTGCTGATGGCAAGGGCCTCTTCCTCTCTTCGCAGGGCAGGGAACAGCCTTCCCTCAACATGGGGCTGGAGgcccagaggctgccaggggctgaggaggccCCAGTGAGGGTGGCCCTTCGAGTCCGCCCATTGCTGCCCAAGGAGCTGCTGCACGGGCACCAGAGCTGCCTGAGGGTGGAGCCGGGGCACGGCCGGGTCACTTTGGGCCGGGACCGCCACTTTGGCTTCCACGTAGTGCTGGACGAGGACACCGGGCAGGAGGCTGTGTACCAGGCCTGCGTGCAACCCCTCCTCGAGGCTTTTTTTGAGGGCTTCAATGCCACCGTCTTTGCCTACGGTCAGACAGGCTCCGGGAAGACGTACACCATGGGGGAGGCCAGTGTGGGTGAGTgaccctgggccccctgccctTGTTGAGGGTCCTCAGTTTCTCCTGAATTTCTGCCCCTGCCCTCTTGCTGCCATTCTCTGTTGAAGATGAggatgctgggggaggggggaggggcaggtttCCTAAACAGATCTGCAGCCCGGAGTGGGACCAGCTGTGTCAGTGGGCTGGGTCGGGCAGGCAGGAAGAGTCCTTGGAGGTGAGTGACCTTCTCAACTCCATAGAGATGGGATCATGCTGTCTGGCTGTGAGGACCTCACGGGGAGGAAGGGCACGGGAAGTTGGCTTGTCTCTGGAGGTTGTTAGGATGGctgctgtgggtcaggaatccatgTTCTAGTCAGAGTGGTTGGAAGGGGAACTGTCCTGGAAGAGATATGCTTTGGCTGCTGCATAGCAGGGAAGCAGGCTGGTTCCATGAGGCTCTGGAGCAGAGTTTTGGGAGTGATGCTTTGGGCCAACTGAAGGAACTTCCCCCTTTTAAAGAGCATGAACTGCTTTATCCTAGGTTTTAAAAGTGTACATGTTTGTTGtggaaaattaggaaaatacagaaaacacatacacaaaataaaacttaCTTGATAATTGCCTTTCAGGAATCACTCACCCTGTTAGCATTTCTTGAAAATTAGTATACGTTAAAAAATGGTATTATAGTGTACCCACTCTTTtgtatcctgttttattttcttaacagtatATCATGAACATTTCTCtgtatcattaaatattcttcaatcaaaaattttaatggctGCCTGGCATGCCATTGTGAGTATAAGGTAACTTATTTAACCAGATCCCCTTTTTGGATGTtaggatggacacttaggatgtttacatttttattaagttaTGAGGAAGAATATGTTCTGAATATCCTCTTATTACTTCCTTGGGATAAATTCAGGAGGTCCTTTAGATAACTGAGCATAGACTATGGTAATGAGTCTCCAGGAGTAATCAAGCAAAGGGTATCTGACCGCCTGGCAGGGATGTAGTGGAGGGGATGCTTACATCATGAAAGGGATTGGTTGAACCTTGAGAGGTTGCTTCCAACTCTGAAATTCTGCCTGACCACCCTGGGGCATGGCCTGGCTCAGGCTGCCCAGCCCatcctggcctctgctgctgccttCTCCACACTGGAGCCCCATCCTCCAGCTGCTGCTAGGGGCTTCTGGGCCTTGTGGGTGTCACATCCAGCTGAAAGCATGGTGGCAGGAGGCCCTGCGGTGTCTCCTCAGCCTCTCTTCACGAGGACGAGCAGGGCATCATCCCACGGGCCATGGCTGAGGCCTTTAAGCTGATTGATGAGAATGACCTGCTTGACTGTCTGGTGCACGTGTCCTACCTGGAAGTGTACAAGGAGGAGTTCCGAGACCTGCTGGAGGTGGGCACCGCCAGCCGTGACATCCAGCTTCGGGAAGATGATCGTGGGAATGTTGGTGAGGAACTCCTGGGTCTTCCACTGGCTGGGAGCGGGATACCTGGCTTGGGGAGGCTTTACCTGCTTAGGGTGGCTTACCTGTCTGGTGGGGGTACATCCTAACTGGGAAACCAAGCTCTGGAAAGTTTTGCTTTCGCTTCCCGTCCCTACTGAGTTCAGTATACATTGGTGTGCCCAGAGTGATTGGCATTGAGGTAAGCGTGGGGAAGCTGGAGCCCCCTCAAGCCCCAGCCAGTATGGGCAGGACCCCCTGGGCATGGGGAAGGGACCCCTGAGTCAGGAAGAGCTTTAGAGGAGCAGCCGTGCTCTGCCTGCTCTCCTGGCTGTCAGTCTcaggctgcccctgccctgggctcaTGGCCTTCTGTGCCCGCAGTGCTGTGTGGAGTGAAGGAGGTGGACGTGGAGGGCCTGGATGAGGTGCTGAGCCTCCTGGAGATGGGCAATGCAGCACGGCACACGGGGGCCACACACCTCAACCGCCTCTCCAGCCGCTCACACACTGTGTTCACCGTGACCCTGGAGCAGCGGGGGCGCGCCCCCAGCCGCCTCCCCCGACCTGCCGCGGGCCAGCTGCTCATCTCCAAGTTCCACTTCGTGGACTTGGCGGGCTCAGAGAGGGTGCTCAAGACGGGCAGCACAGGCGAGCGGCTCAAGGAGAGCATCCAGATCAACAGCAGCCTCTTGGCGCTGGGCAACGTCATCAGCGCCCTGGGTGACCCCCAGCGCCGTGGCAGCCACATTCCCTACCGGGACTCCAAGATCACCCGGTGAGCCACTGCTGGCCACTGGCCAGAGAAGGGGCCCCAAGAGCCGCGCTAGTCTGTTCTAGCTACTGTCTGGcctctggggttggggggaggcgaCTAGGAGATGGGTCCCCATCAGGCGGTTCGAGGTATCCGGCCCATGGGGAAGCATGCCGAGGATCGGACCCGGTTTGGGTTCTGGACCTGGCACGTTGGGGCCCCTAACGCGTCTTGCCTGGCGCCCTCAGGATCCTCAAAGACTCCCTGGGCGGGAATGCCAAGACAGTGATGATCGCCTGCGTCAGCCCTTCCTCCTCGGACTTCGACGAGACTCTCAACACCCTGAACTACGCCAGCCGTGCCCAGAACATCCGCAACTGCGCCACTGTCAACTGGCGGCCTGAGGCCGAGCGGGCGCCCGAGGAGGCAGCCGCTGGCCCGCGGGGGCCGCCTAGACACCGCTCGGAGACACGCATCATCCACCGGGGCCGGCGCGCCCTGGGCCCCACCGCCGCCtccgccgcggccgccgcccgCCTTGGCGCCGAGTGCGCTCGCTACCGGGCCCGCACCGACGCCGCTTACAGCTTCCTGCGCGAGCTACAGGCCGAGCCCGGGCTGCCTGGCGCCGCCGCCCGCAAGGTGCGCGACTGGCTGTGCGCCGTCGAGGGTGAGCGCAGCGCCCTAAGCTCTGCCTCCGGGCCCGACAGCGGCATCGAGAGTGCCTCCGCCGAGGAGCAGGCCATGCAGGGACCCGGCGGACGAAAGGTGGCCAAGGGTCAGGTGTGGcctaggggtggggaggggatggggaaggaagaaagtcTTCATACAGCTAGCTGTGTCCCTGCCCCTTGCTCATTAGCAGAGCACATTGGGGATTCAGAGGCACTTCTGCTGGTGACCTTGATGACTTTCCAATCCTCCGGGtctctatctataaaatagggatagcATTAGTATCTACCTCCTGGTGATGTAAGGACTGAAGGTGTCACAAGTGCAGGTGAAGGCTAGTTGTTCCTAATAATAGTGATGTTTTTGTTAATGAAAATATGATTAATAATTACAAGAGCTGGCCCAATGGCTTGTGGAGGGGACTGCAGGCCAGGTGGGGTCTCGAGCCCCTGTTGCAGGCGGGGCTTGGAGCAGAGTAGCAAGCCCGGCTAGGGGAACCTctggcagggcagggagagggctgaggTATCTCAGGGACAGGCAGGCTTGTCTTGACAGCTCCTGCCCCTGAAGCTTCTCTCCCGGCCCCATAGGAAGATGAGGGGGCACTGCAGCTGCTGGCTCTGCAGAGCCAGGTGGCCCGGCTGGAGGAGGAGAACCGAGACTTTCTGGCTGCGCTGGAGGACGCCATGGAGCAGTACAAGCTGCAGGTGGGGCACCCCCTTCCacagtggtggtggggggcacTTCTGCTGCGAGGTGAAACTGAGCTGAGCCTGTCAGGATGAGAGGAagttagctgtgtgtgtgtggggggggcgggTTCTGGCAGGATGGGTAGAGATACGGGGTGCGCAGTATGAGCAAAAGTGTGGAGGTGAGGAACACATTGGTGCGGGTGGGTGTGCAGGATGGTCATGAGGATGGATAGGAAGTGGGACTGGAGGGTAGCAGAATGAGACTCCAGAGCTGGGCTTTTCCTTTTGTCCCAGGGTAACTGGGTCAGCATTGCTCCTGGCGCCCTCTGGTGGCAGTGAATGGCATGGATATGGAGGGAGGGATAGGATGTGGCAGGGTGGGTGAGTTTGAACCGGAACTGATGCAGTGTGTGTGCGTGGGAGGGACACCAAGAGGTGGTCAGAGGTATTTGGCCCTCCTCCATTTTAGCACAGAGAGGGCAGGGTGGCCTCAGATGTGCTTTTCAGTTTCCTGCACTTCTGCCTCTCAGCATCCCTGCACCCCACCTTTCGCACATCCACGTTGCCCCATCAGCACTTGGACCGTGTCTTGCAGAGCGACCGTCTTCGTGAGCAGCAggaggagatggcagagctgCGGCTGCGGCTGGAACTGGTGCGGCCTGGCTGGGGGGCCCCAGGGCTCTTGCAGGGCTTTCCTCCTGAGTCCTTTATGCCCCGGCCTCACACGGCCCCCCTGGGGGGTGCCCACACCCATGTGCTGGGCATGGTGccccctgcctgccttcctggagATGAAGTTGGCCCTGAGAATTGGGGAGAGGTGAGGAGGTGGCGTGTCTGCTGGGCCTGTTGACCTGGGCAGGCTCCGGCAGGGGAAGGTGATGCTGGGGAATGTGTCCCTCACCCCATGCTTTCATGGGACCAGCTATGAGATGCCCCTTTCTGGTGTTCCTAGAGGAATGGCCAAAATTTGGGTAGGGCTTCTCAGAAGGATCTGGTGCCAGCATCCCTGGAGTACCTGGGATCGCTCAGAGTGAGGAGGTTATAGAGGGGCTTCTGGCTTCCAGTATGGAGTGGAAAGCTCATATACCTCCAGGGGTGGGGAGCTCATCACCTCCGagaccacaccctctccatcttTGGACACGTTTCTTTGCAAGTTCACTCTTTCCTGAGCTCTAATCTGCTCCTCAAGCCTGGTCTCTTGTTTCTAGTTCTGTCACTTGGGGCCTTTCGGACAAAGGCTGCTCCTGCATCTGCCTGAGAGCTCTGGGTCATCTCAGCTCTAAAGGCCTGAGGGACTGAGGAGAGGGAGGACGTGGGTTTGGCAGAAGCCTGTTATGCAGCCCCCCTGCTCTAGCAGGGCGTTGTTGGTGAGATAAAACTTGGTGGAGATGACCTGTATACGAGACAGAAAGGACCAGTTGTCCCCCGAGGAGTGCCAGGTTTGCTATGGGAGCCGGAGCAGGGgtggagagggggaagagaagagggggagaagaggaaggagcgagggaagagggaggaagctCCTGCTCCGACTTGAGACTGGAAAGGCTTCCCAGAAGTGTCATTTGAGCTAGATCCTGAAGGTAAGGTAGGGCTGGAAGAGGTAGAGATGTGAGGAGCATGCAAGGTGGGTGTAGGTGGGAGCAAAGACTTGGTGGTGGGAGATGTCTGATAGAGAATGCCCTAGAAGCTTCCTATCCTGAAACCTGGCATTCCCCTAGCAAGTGACAAATGGCGGGGAGGCTGGAGCCAAGTTGCCggcagagggagagaggctgggaagtGGCTCTTCAGCTGCatcagaggaagaggaggaggggggggAGGAGGAGCCACCCCGACGGATCCTGCACCCACGCAGGTGAGTGGGACCCACGGTCCACCTGACAAGGACCGGCTCAGGGCCCCGGCTGGGCAGGAGGAGGATCCCACTGGGGTCTGAGGGTGCCCTCACCTGCGTCGCCCTGGCCGGCCCTTGGGGGAGAGCAGGCAGGGACTATGGGCTCTGAATCAGGAGTTCTCGCTGGGGTGAGTGTGCTGAGGGGATGGGCCCAGACCTCCTGGTTCTCAGCCTCCAAGGTGGCCCTCGGTTCCCCCAGCTGCCCTGCACCCTCTAAGCTCAGCTGCTGGCCTCAGAATTCTGCCAGACTGACATCCTGGGGTCACAGTGACCCTGGTGGCCTCTCTTCCCCTCCTGGGCCCAGGAGGtagctgggctggggaggggtacAGGCTCCCACTTCTGCCCTCCAGGAATAGGATCAGTAAGGGGAGCCAGAGGATGGGGGCCCTCCCAGGGAGTCCACTCAACAGGAAGGGCCCAGAGCTTCGCCTGGAGGAGCTAGGTGCAACCATCCCGGGGCCCAGAGGTGAGCTGggtaaggcacagagagggtccTGACCCCTTGTCCCCTTCATGGTCCTGGACTGGCCACCCTGGACAGTCCACACACAACCCCTGGCTGCCGCTGGCCAGGGcatgccccacccctccccctcccctcccctcctctctcccctcccctcccctcccctcccctccacccccgacTGTTAGCTGGGACAGCGGCCCTGACAGTCAGCCTATTACAGTGGTTGGTGGGAGCCAGGCCCTGGTTCGGCCCCACCAGGCCCCTactgccatggcctctgagtGGCGGCTGGCCCAAGCCCAGCAGAAAATCCGTGAGCTGGCCATCAACATCCGCATGAAGGAGGAGCTCATAGGCGAGCTGGTCCGCACAGGTGAGGGGGAGGGCTTTTGGGCTGGCCTCCCACCTGAGGGTGGTTAGGAGCGGGGTCCAGGTGGCATAGGTTCGGTAAACCAGCTCAGTTTCTTCCAgatatgtgaccttgagcaggtagGATAAtgcctctgtgcttcagttttctcctctctgaAATGGAGATAGTAACTGAACCTGCTTTATAGGTTGCTGAAATGAGCTAATTCAAGTGAAGTGCTTAGGCTGGCTTTCAGGAAGCATTAGTTCTTATTATTGGGTTGGCtgaaaagttcgttcgggtttttaaacgaactttttggccaacccaatattattaaTCAattgctgtgtgtcaggcaccaCACTGGGCACAGAATCTCCTGGTCCTTGGGAGCAAACAGCGTCCCCAAATCATCTACGTCTACTACTGGTGATACTGGTGAACGAGCAGGGGATGATTTTTGGTGGTGACTGGTtgagctttttaattttaatagttataattttatttattccaaaaTGCACTGGGAACAGTTTCAACTAGACATGAGAGTCCCTGTCACCAGATTTAGCATTTCCAAGCTTTGTTCACATTTGTTTtatctctcccttttttctttgctgaaatattttgaagcaaatccagGACAGCATGTCATTTCATCCCTACACCTTTCAGTATGCCTCTTTTTCAGCATTTTAACCAAAATGCCATTAGCACATCTAACAGAATGCCCTCTCAATGCCCAGAGCAGAAGCAGCTTTTCAGCAGTGTCTGTGTGCAGCTCCGGGCTTGTCCACACATTATAATTGCACGTTAGTTCTCTGAAATCTCCCTTCTCTCACCTTTACACAGTCATCCTATAGAATGTTCCAAACTCCAAATGTTCCTGGGTTTTGTCTGTTAGCTTCCTGTGGTGTCATTTAGCTTGTCCCTCTGTCCTCCATATTTCCTACAAATGGAAGTTAGTTCTAGAGGCTTAGTTGCATGCAGGCTCAAGTTACATATTTACTTTAGCATGTGTTAGTTAAAAGTAAAACAAGTAAACCCATATTTTCTCTGGGTCACTGCTATGGAtaaggctattttaaaaaatgtgtcaatttaaagaaaaatattaagtaaatcaCAGTTCTAGGGGTACAGAGTCGTGGCAAAATCCATGTAGGTGTCCAGGGCTGACAGAGGTCTGGAAAAACTCCCAGGGGAACGAACTACAGTGCTCTTCAGCCAGAGGGGCTGTGCTGACACGACCCTCGCCTTTTCTTCCAGGGAAGGCGGCCCAGGCCCTGAACCGCCAGCACAGCCAGCGCATCCGGGAGCTGGAGCAGGAGGCAGAGCGGGTGCGGACTGAGCTGAGTGAAGGCCAGAGGCAGCTGCGGGAGCTTGAGGGCAAGGAGCCCCAGGACGCCAGCGAGTGTTCGCAGCTCCAGGAGTTCCGCAAGAGGGTTGCTGCTGCTCAGAGCCAAGTGCAGGTACTGACCTGTCCGGaccctggtggtggtggttgcaGCCTCCCAGGCTGGGGTCCTGGGATCAAGACATGTGAGCCCTGGAGCCCAAGCTCACTGTGGAACCTGTGGGTGCTCAGGCCCTCATGCCCCAGCCCCGGCTGGTGGCACTAACACCCTCCTGGTCTCTCAGGGTGAGGCTGGCATTAGATAGAAGCTGGCGGTGCTGGGAGTCGGCTCAGCTTTAAACacagcagaggcagggaggtggggccTGCCCGAAGACCATCTAGGAGACCAGTGAGGGTGAGGGGTGGGCATCGGGAGAAACCAGCCTTCCCTCCTGCAGCTCCCCCCGCCTCCCTCCATCTGTTCTCCATTTACCAACCTCTCCAAACCATCATCCCTCTGTCTGTCCACCCATCAGTCCATGTGTCTATCTAATCCATCCATCCGATTGTCCTTTTATCAGTTGGTATGACTAACTGTCCATTTATGTGTCTAttcatttgtctttctattcCCCTTGATGGACCCTTGCATTATCTGTCCATCCTGTTTTTTACCTTTATATGATCCCATCATCTGTCCACCCACCCTGCCATCCATTCTTCTTTGCAGCTGTCCATCCattattcattccttcttttctcaGTTCAGGTGTCCAAGAGACCGTACAGTAGAGTGAttaagagcacaggttctggagccttgactgcttgggtttgaatcccagctctgccatttactagctatgtgtCTTTGGTCAAGTTtcctagcctctctgtgcctcagtttcctaatctgttaAGTAGGAAGCCTTTAAAACCTTTTCATCAGATTGTTAGGATCATTTAGTATACTGAGAGCACTTGATGTAGCGCTTCGTACGTAATAAGCGTCGTAGTATCTTGACATTcttataattttgatattttaattagtCCGTCATCCATCTGCCTGTTTTCCCTTCTGTCTGTCCCTCTATGCGCCGTTCTTCTGTCCTGCCTGCCCTTGTTGAGTGCCCGGCACCATGCCAGGCTCTCGGCAGCCCCCACGCGTGGCGCAGCAGAGGCTGTGTTGGTCCCAGGTGCTGAAGGAGAAGAAGCAGGCGACAGAGCGGCTGGTGTCGCTGTCGGCCCAGAGCGAGAAGCGGCTGCAGGAGCTGGAGAGGAATGTGCAGCTCATGCGGCAGCAGCAGGGGCAGCTGCAGAGGCGGCTTCGTGAGGAGACAGAGCAGAAGCGGCGCCTggagacagagatgaacaagCGGCAGCACCGTGTCAAGGTCGGGTGCTTGGGCGGTGGGGTGCCTGTGTCCCAGCCAGGAGGCCAGGCGGGGCACACAGCCGGGGGAGCACTTACGGCCACGTGACCTTATAAAGCGGCTCACTTGGCTTCCCTGAGTTTGattttttacttgaaaatgaGGAGAGTTATGGGAAACTCAGGGCTAGGGTGAGAATTCAGTAGGATGAATTATATAAGGGGACTGGCGTCTTGTAAATGTTTGCTTCTGTTTGCGGGTCCCCAGCGAGACCTGGGGGTGGCGAGGCTGGGGGTTGCTGCGCAGGGCTGTCTTGGGAGCAGGGTAGGCACTCCTTTGGGCTTGGGGGATCACAGGCTCTGGGAGGATGTGGGTACCACTCACGGCCCTGCCCACTGAGCTTCTCACCCTGCACATCCCCAGGAGCTGGAGCTGAAGCACGAGCAGCAGCAAAAGATCCTGAAGATCAAGACAGAAGAGATTGCGGCATTTCAGAGGAAGCGGCGCAGCGGCAGCAACGGCTCTGTTGTCAGCCTGGAGCAGCAGCAGGTGGGGCCTGGGCTGAGCCTGCACCCCCAGGGGCACCCACAGCCTGGCTGGGCAGCCTGGCCAGTTGCTAGAGTCCCCGGGGGTGTCAGATGGTGGGTACACCATTCTCCCCACCTGACCCGGGTGGCCGCCTGCACCACCCACGCAGCCAGAGGTGAGAGCTGAGTTCCCTCCCCGCCTCCACTGTCCCTCAGAAGATTGAGGAGCAGAAGAAGTGGCTGGACCAGGAGATGGAGAAGGTCCTACAGCAGCGGCGGGCGCTGGAGGAGCTAGGGGAGGAGCTCCA
It encodes the following:
- the KIF7 gene encoding kinesin-like protein KIF7 isoform X7, translated to MGLEAQRLPGAEEAPVRVALRVRPLLPKELLHGHQSCLRVEPGHGRVTLGRDRHFGFHVVLDEDTGQEAVYQACVQPLLEAFFEGFNATVFAYGQTGSGKTYTMGEASVASLHEDEQGIIPRAMAEAFKLIDENDLLDCLVHVSYLEVYKEEFRDLLEVGTASRDIQLREDDRGNVVLCGVKEVDVEGLDEVLSLLEMGNAARHTGATHLNRLSSRSHTVFTVTLEQRGRAPSRLPRPAAGQLLISKFHFVDLAGSERVLKTGSTGERLKESIQINSSLLALGNVISALGDPQRRGSHIPYRDSKITRILKDSLGGNAKTVMIACVSPSSSDFDETLNTLNYASRAQNIRNCATVNWRPEAERAPEEAAAGPRGPPRHRSETRIIHRGRRALGPTAASAAAAARLGAECARYRARTDAAYSFLRELQAEPGLPGAAARKVRDWLCAVEGERSALSSASGPDSGIESASAEEQAMQGPGGRKVAKGQEDEGALQLLALQSQVARLEEENRDFLAALEDAMEQYKLQSDRLREQQEEMAELRLRLELVRPGWGAPGLLQGFPPESFMPRPHTAPLGGAHTHVLGMVPPACLPGDEVGPENWGEQVTNGGEAGAKLPAEGERLGSGSSAASEEEEEGGEEEPPRRILHPRRNRISKGSQRMGALPGSPLNRKGPELRLEELGATIPGPRGELVVGGSQALVRPHQAPTAMASEWRLAQAQQKIRELAINIRMKEELIGELVRTGKAAQALNRQHSQRIRELEQEAERVRTELSEGQRQLRELEGKEPQDASECSQLQEFRKRVAAAQSQVQVLKEKKQATERLVSLSAQSEKRLQELERNVQLMRQQQGQLQRRLREETEQKRRLETEMNKRQHRVKELELKHEQQQKILKIKTEEIAAFQRKRRSGSNGSVVSLEQQQKIEEQKKWLDQEMEKVLQQRRALEELGEELHKREAILAKKEALMQEKTGLESKRLRSSQALNEDIVRVSSRLEHLEKELSEKSGQLRQGSAQSQQQIRGEIDALRQEKDALLKQRLEIDGKLRQGSLLSPEEERTLFQLDEAIEALDAAIEYKNEAITCRQRVLRASASLLSQCEMNLMAKLSYLSSSETRALLCKYFDKVVTLREEQHQQQIAFSELEMQLEEQQRLVYWLEVALERQRLEMDRQLTLQQKEHEQNIQLLLQQSRVTGGEKRTLCPENRQAPGSEDEPHPAPEPLWQAPVTEGVPRAREEMRDLVHAPLPLTWKRSSLCSEEQGSPEELRQREAAEPLVGRMLPVGEMGLSRNLGPLPKPRRELRRTSPGMIDVRKNPL